In Clostridiisalibacter paucivorans DSM 22131, one DNA window encodes the following:
- a CDS encoding ABC transporter permease — translation MRIIINELKKIFNIKFIILLVLINIIMYFLFIEFEITNFPNGRPALDIYNMLVEMEDSYGEFMDGEEFDDFKVKYEEVKREADKYIQSREDFKRAGINNYDEFASIDITNKELDRLHDDVFFEKEIDVFWELPWREEYIRVYENRKEIMMEKSSNEKQETRIKDILENDIETSVFSDVIFFNYNNLIKPVVTTILLSVMFMITPIYLIDNKNRINYLQYTSKIGRKIFKKKIIAGLLASFIVVTIQFICFFSLYATNNTFMFLNSNINSIYNTIISWYDLTFIQYISLSIIGTYILAFVFTLTSMLVSTMGQNYITVIGIQLPIALFTFMVLLKHLIYYMTSIRYPKYFLGLSYIILILISTIYMIIRWRREKKIDIVY, via the coding sequence ATGAGGATTATTATAAATGAATTAAAGAAAATATTTAATATAAAGTTTATCATATTGCTAGTTTTAATAAATATTATTATGTATTTTCTCTTTATTGAATTTGAGATAACAAATTTCCCAAATGGTAGACCAGCTTTAGATATTTACAATATGCTTGTAGAAATGGAAGATAGTTATGGTGAATTTATGGATGGGGAAGAATTTGATGATTTTAAAGTAAAATATGAAGAGGTTAAAAGAGAAGCTGATAAGTATATTCAATCTAGAGAGGATTTTAAAAGAGCAGGTATAAATAATTATGATGAATTTGCTAGTATAGACATAACAAATAAAGAACTGGATAGACTTCATGATGATGTATTTTTTGAGAAGGAAATAGATGTTTTTTGGGAACTGCCTTGGAGAGAGGAGTATATACGAGTTTATGAAAATAGAAAAGAAATAATGATGGAAAAGTCATCAAATGAGAAACAAGAAACAAGAATTAAAGACATATTAGAAAATGACATAGAGACCTCAGTTTTTTCCGATGTAATATTTTTTAATTATAATAATTTAATAAAGCCTGTAGTTACAACTATATTACTAAGTGTAATGTTTATGATAACACCCATATATTTAATAGACAATAAAAACAGGATAAATTATCTTCAATATACATCTAAAATAGGAAGGAAAATATTTAAGAAGAAGATAATTGCAGGACTCTTGGCATCTTTTATAGTGGTAACTATACAGTTTATATGTTTTTTTAGCCTATATGCTACAAATAATACATTTATGTTTCTTAATTCCAATATAAACTCGATATATAATACTATTATTTCTTGGTATGATTTAACATTTATTCAATATATATCGTTATCAATAATAGGAACTTATATATTGGCTTTTGTATTTACCTTGACGTCCATGTTGGTTTCTACTATGGGTCAAAACTATATAACTGTAATTGGTATTCAATTACCTATAGCATTATTTACTTTTATGGTATTATTAAAGCATTTGATATATTATATGACAAGTATCAGATATCCAAAATATTTTTTAGGTTTATCTTATA